One segment of Rhodothermales bacterium DNA contains the following:
- a CDS encoding RDD family protein: MTALRRILAYLADMVIVYVYMILLYFASTALNDIWPFHAAMGESYALRHLVGFFTLTLPMIAYFSLFEAGRRQATPGKRLLKISVQSPTGEMTLRRALLRNGVKFLPWEIAHTHLHLNPAFMFTGETTYVGWALGVWLPVLAAFVYLGMMFFAPAGRTPYDLAARTHVGSVKG, translated from the coding sequence ATGACCGCACTGCGCCGCATCCTCGCCTATTTGGCCGACATGGTGATCGTGTATGTGTACATGATCCTGCTGTATTTCGCGTCGACGGCCTTGAACGACATCTGGCCGTTCCATGCGGCCATGGGGGAATCCTATGCTCTACGTCATCTGGTCGGCTTTTTCACCCTGACGTTGCCCATGATTGCGTACTTCTCGCTTTTCGAGGCCGGCCGGCGCCAGGCCACGCCGGGAAAACGCCTGCTGAAGATCAGCGTCCAGTCGCCAACGGGCGAGATGACCCTTCGACGGGCCCTGCTGCGCAACGGGGTGAAATTCCTGCCGTGGGAAATCGCCCACACGCACCTGCATCTCAATCCGGCATTCATGTTCACCGGAGAAACGACATACGTCGGATGGGCTCTCGGCGTTTGGCTACCTGTTCTGGCCGCATTCGTCTATCTCGGCATGATGTTCTTCGCGCCCGCCGGTCGCACCCCGTACGATCTCGCCGCCAGGACCCACGTAGGGTCTGTGAAAGGCTGA
- a CDS encoding ATP-binding protein has protein sequence MNHRFPRELDELPRIFRFLDDAAHTLHLDADAKFALDLAVEELFTNALKHNPSGGGPLEIEVWIEGDPQTTAKSGTDPVLRVTFTDPDASPFDPASVPPVDTLAPLHDRKPGGLGLHILSSIMDHVESEHDGRISRIHLGKFLPDHV, from the coding sequence GTGAATCACCGATTCCCCCGCGAACTGGACGAACTGCCGCGCATCTTCCGTTTCCTGGACGATGCTGCGCACACGCTCCACCTGGATGCCGATGCGAAATTCGCCCTGGATCTCGCCGTTGAGGAGTTGTTCACCAATGCGCTGAAGCACAACCCGTCCGGAGGTGGGCCTCTCGAGATCGAGGTCTGGATTGAGGGGGACCCCCAAACCACGGCCAAATCCGGCACCGATCCGGTTCTGAGGGTCACGTTCACCGATCCCGACGCTTCCCCGTTCGACCCGGCGTCTGTTCCGCCCGTGGACACGCTCGCACCGCTTCACGACCGGAAACCCGGTGGGCTGGGTCTGCATATCCTGTCGAGCATCATGGACCACGTCGAGTCGGAACACGACGGTCGAATCAGCCGCATCCACCTCGGAAAATTCTTGCCCGACCATGTTTGA
- a CDS encoding STAS domain-containing protein has product MFEATRTEPCAIHLAGRLDATRAQAMDSLFQGVGETCTVHFDRLEYISSVGLSVLLATQQRLSARGAELRLRGMTPHIRMVFNLAGFDTVFDID; this is encoded by the coding sequence ATGTTTGAAGCCACACGCACCGAACCCTGCGCCATCCACCTGGCCGGCCGGCTCGACGCCACGCGGGCGCAGGCCATGGATTCCCTGTTCCAGGGGGTCGGGGAAACCTGCACGGTTCATTTCGACCGTTTGGAGTACATTTCCAGTGTCGGTCTGAGTGTGTTGCTGGCCACCCAACAGCGCCTTTCCGCCCGTGGGGCGGAACTCAGACTGCGCGGAATGACACCCCACATCCGAATGGTATTCAACCTTGCCGGCTTCGACACCGTCTTCGATATCGACTGA
- a CDS encoding sigma-70 family RNA polymerase sigma factor codes for MHDDEQDRLMVEQTLNGDRNAFGGLVRKYERPVYNAAYRILGNPPDAEDAAQTAFAKAFENLGMYRPEYRFYSWMYRIAVNEALNLRKKRRPSQDIDVVPVESDSSPELALHEQEQEERVGKAMMDLSPEDRALILLRHYQDLSYRDLAFVFEVPEKTIKSRLFTARSRLRVICESQQIRFEA; via the coding sequence ATGCATGATGATGAACAGGATCGGCTCATGGTGGAACAGACGCTGAACGGCGACCGCAATGCATTCGGAGGCCTCGTGCGCAAGTACGAGCGCCCCGTGTACAATGCGGCATACCGCATCCTCGGCAACCCACCCGACGCCGAAGACGCCGCACAGACCGCCTTCGCAAAGGCATTCGAGAACCTCGGGATGTATCGACCGGAATACCGGTTCTACTCCTGGATGTACCGGATTGCCGTAAACGAGGCGCTGAATCTGCGCAAGAAACGACGTCCGTCGCAGGACATTGATGTCGTACCCGTCGAGTCGGATTCGTCCCCCGAACTGGCCCTGCACGAGCAGGAACAGGAAGAACGGGTGGGCAAGGCCATGATGGATCTGTCCCCGGAGGACCGCGCCCTCATTCTGCTCCGTCATTATCAGGATCTCTCCTACCGGGATCTCGCCTTTGTATTCGAGGTGCCGGAAAAAACCATCAAGTCCCGACTGTTCACAGCCCGATCGCGTCTGCGCGTCATCTGCGAAAGTCAACAAATACGGTTTGAAGCATGA
- a CDS encoding PrsW family glutamic-type intramembrane protease — MLLDSFKLMRLRLLGVCLLAGVASAVAALVLNTSLGPTAAPLVEEVLKSLWIVWLIHRSRIGFSVDAAIAGFAVGTGFALAENTWYLLALTDAPPQLWILRGLGTAVLHGTLTAAFALLARAVARTRTVPLAWGAALVPVVILHAAWNAVPLDPRTQVVALLLVAPVALVLVFRESERRTRIWLGSGFDRDQEVLAHVLGGTLPDTPVGEYLQGLRGHVAPVVLVDMVNLLRLRIEQSLRVKGRILLRAHGFTEPPDADEADRLAELRYLEKAVGPAGVLALNTLHPHDPARSPRHPENRRERLPDR; from the coding sequence GTGCTGTTGGACAGCTTCAAGCTCATGCGCCTGCGGTTGCTGGGCGTCTGCCTTCTGGCCGGCGTGGCATCGGCGGTCGCCGCCCTGGTCCTGAATACGTCCTTGGGGCCGACCGCCGCGCCCCTGGTCGAGGAAGTGCTGAAAAGCCTGTGGATTGTCTGGCTCATCCACCGGAGCCGGATCGGTTTTTCGGTTGATGCAGCGATTGCGGGATTCGCGGTCGGCACAGGCTTTGCCCTGGCCGAAAACACCTGGTACCTGCTCGCGCTGACCGATGCGCCGCCACAGCTCTGGATCCTCCGCGGCCTGGGGACCGCCGTCCTGCACGGAACGTTGACGGCCGCGTTTGCCCTGCTGGCACGCGCCGTGGCCCGGACCCGGACCGTGCCGCTGGCCTGGGGTGCCGCACTGGTCCCGGTGGTCATCCTGCATGCCGCCTGGAATGCCGTTCCCCTCGATCCACGCACCCAGGTCGTGGCCCTCCTGCTGGTCGCGCCCGTGGCGCTGGTACTGGTTTTCCGGGAAAGTGAACGCCGTACCCGGATCTGGCTGGGAAGCGGATTCGATCGGGACCAGGAGGTGCTGGCCCATGTGCTGGGCGGGACGTTGCCGGATACGCCGGTGGGCGAGTACCTGCAGGGCCTCCGTGGCCACGTCGCACCGGTCGTCCTCGTGGACATGGTAAACCTCCTCCGCCTGCGGATTGAACAGTCGCTTCGTGTGAAAGGACGGATCCTCCTGCGTGCGCATGGATTCACTGAACCACCGGATGCGGACGAAGCCGACCGGCTGGCCGAATTGCGTTACCTTGAGAAGGCCGTCGGCCCCGCCGGCGTCCTG